Proteins co-encoded in one Brassica rapa cultivar Chiifu-401-42 chromosome A02, CAAS_Brap_v3.01, whole genome shotgun sequence genomic window:
- the LOC103852767 gene encoding kinesin-like protein KIN-14Q isoform X3, with product MLLPDAKASLAEATTVSSSVTMTMADLVENGVDVEQSRSGLMESDQSSDPISESEQSSDHIALNVERSSPGLMEWEQSSDLIALDGKLVLGFPLASPDLVNCGGSPRYGDSPDISQKLRFSTELSLENGIHRCKTPSVRFSAINQTFGFELSPGSSFELPSPPGNYREITTPVMSINSGSTTMDVSVDDVTFLKDEFFSGGETFTTDAVVGNEDEILLYQTARLGNFAYKFQSLDPGDYFIDLHFAEIEFTKGPAGVRVFDIFIQEAKVISGLDLFSHVGANTPLVIADIRMLVGLEGELSIRLEGVTGTAILSGISIRKEATTTYVEDTGMLAVKGNTDTVLSLPPQENVDCRTEKETHEMSNDCEQQKKEMADMKRMVDELKQENERKSRECEEALNSLRELQNELMRKSMHVGSLAFAVEGQVKEKSRWFSSLRDLTRKLKIMKMEQIKLLEEASTYKLLVQDINEFSSHIQSRVMQDAELHENLKAGEKERKELYNKILELKGNIRVFCRCRPLNFEEIEAGASMGIDVESTKNGEVIVMSNGLPKKSFKFDSVFGPSASQADVFEDTAPFATSVIDGYNVCIFAYGQTGTGKTFTMEGTPENRGVNYRTLKNLFEIMKERENRYSYEISVSVLEVYNEQIRDLLVPASQNVSAAKRFEVRQVGEGNHHVPGLVEARVTSIEEVWDVLKTGSNARAVGKTTANEHSSRSHCIYCVMVKGENLLTGECTKSKLWLVDLAGSERVAKTEVQGERFKETQSINKSLSALGDVIYALANKSSHIPFRNSKLTHLLQDSLGGDSKTLMFVQISPNEKDNSETLCSLNFASRVRGIELGPAKKQLDNTELLKYKQMVEKWKQDMKVKDEQMRKMEETMFGLEAKVKERDIKNKTLQEKVKELELQLLVERKLARQHVDTMITEYQTKQQHGDENIPSKRPPLATIPLGSNKSSNETSTSKEMVNLNRPPLSESTTTTSNDLPPLPNGSVKYNDLMEKENNNPEMAERLQISKSTGRFSVCPKRILPPPAPRRSTLAPMPYFPITLTSPSRPHEKSGTSQVLRISPKMRKSNGKMLSSILRRSMQKRMQMKPYQRQQPLRRVGINVGMEKVRLSIGSRGRLAHRVLLTNARKAGLKETPLKQIQKEKERWI from the exons ATGCTTCTCCCCGACGCGAAAGCTTCTCTTGCT GAAGCTACTACAGTATCGAGCTCAGTGACTATGACAATGGCGGATCTCGTTGAAAATG gTGTAGATGTTGAACAATCAAGATCAGGATTGATGGAATCGGATCAATCTAGTGATCCAATATCGGAATCGGAGCAATCTAGTGATCACATAGCGTTAAATGTTGAACGATCAAGCCCAGGATTGATGGAATGGGAGCAATCTAGTGATCTCATAGCATTAGATG GAAAGCTTGTGTTAGGGTTTCCTCTAGCATCTCCAGATCTAGTTAATTGCGGCGGTTCACCTAGATATGGAGATTCACCAGATATTTCTCAGAAACTCAGATTCTCCACTGAGCTTTCTCTAGAGAATGGAATCCACCGCTGTAAAACTCCGTCTGTTAGGTTCTCAGCTATTAACCAAACTTTTGGATTTGAGTTGTCTCCTGGGTCTTCCTTTGAGTTACCTTCACCACCTGGAAACTATAGGGAGATTACAACACCTGTGATGAGTATTAACTCGGGTTCTACAACGATGGATGTGAGTGTGGATGATGTGACTTTCTTGAAGGATGAGTTTTTCAGTGGAGGTGAAACTTTCACCACTGATGCTGTTGTTGGCAATGAAGATGAGATTCTCTTGTATCAAACAGCTCGGCTTGGTAATTTCGCTTACAAGTTTCAGTCGTTGGATCCTGGGGATTACTTCATCGACCTGCATTTTGCTGAAATCGAGTTCACTAAAGGTCCTGCGGGAGTTAGAGTTTTCGATATATTTATTCAAGAAGCGAAG GTTATATCCGGTCTTGATTTGTTTTCCCATGTAGGAGCAAATACACCTCTTGTGATAGCTGATATAAGGATGCTCGTTGGTCTGGAAGGAGAGCTATCTATACGGTTAGAAGGAGTCACAGGAACCGCAATTCTATCTGGCATTTCTATTAGGAAGGAGGCAACAACTACTT ATGTTGAAGACACTGGAATGCTAGCAGTGAAAGGAAACACTGACACTGTTCTGTCTTTGCCACCTCAA GAAAATGTAGACTGCAGAACGGAAAAAGAGACCCACGAGATGAGTAATGACTGCGAGCAGCAGAAGAAAGAGATGGCAGATATGAAGAGAATGGTTGACGAACTTAAACAAGAGAATGAAAGAAAGAGTAGAGAATGCGAAGAAGCATTGAATTCTCTCCGTGAGCTTCAAAATGAGCTAATGCGCAAGTCGATGCATGTTGGTTCTTTAG CCTTTGCTGTGGAgggacaagtaaaagaaaagaGCAGATGGTTCTCTTCATTAAGAGATTTGACAAGAAAATTGAAG ATTATGAAAATGGAGCAAATTAAGCTGTTGGAGGAGGCATCCACATACAAATTGCTAGTCCAAGACATCAACGAGTTCAGTTCTCACATCCAGTCCAGAG TAATGCAGGACGCAGAATTGCATGAAAATCTCAAAGCTGGAGAAAAAGAAAGGAAGGAATTATACAATAAGATACTGGAGCTAAAAG GAAACATCAGAGTCTTTTGCAGGTGTCGGCCCCTAAACTTTGAAGAAATTGAAGCAGGAGCATCAATGGGAATTGATGTTGAGTCGACCAAAAATGGAGAGGTCATAGTCATGTCAAATGGGTTGCCCAAAAAAAGCTTCAAGTTCGATTCTGTTTTTGGTCCTAGCGCTTCCCAAG CTGATGTCTTCGAAGATACTGCTCCTTTTGCTACGTCAGTCATTGATGGATACAATGTTTGCATATTCGCCTATGGCCAGACTGGTACCGGGAAAACCTTTACCATGGAAGGAACTCCAGAGAACCGTGGTGTAAATTATAGAACACTAAAAAATCTGTTTGAGATTATGAAAGAACGAGAAAACCGCTACAGTTATGAGATCTCGGTCAGTGTCTTGGAAGTTTACAACGAGCAAATAAGAGATTTGTTGGTCCCTGCTTCACAAAATGTATCTGCAGCGAAAAG ATTTGAGGTAAGGCAGGTGGGTGAAGGAAACCACCACGTACCAGGATTGGTTGAAGCACGAGTGACAAGCATAGAGGAGGTTTGGGATGTGTTGAAAACAGGAAGTAATGCAAGGGCTGTTGGGAAAACGACGGCTAATGAGCACAGCAGCCGATCTCACTG CATTTACTGCGTGATGGTAAAAGGGGAGAATTTGTTGACTGGAGAATGCACAAAAAGCAAACTATGGTTAGTTGATTTAGCAGGAAGCGAACGGGTTGCAAAGACAGAAGTGCAAGGAGAACGGTTCAAGGAGACTCAAAGCATCAACAAATCATTATCTGCTCTTGGTGATGTCATATATGCTCTTGCCAATAAAAGCTCTCACATTCCTTTCAG AAATTCAAAGCTCACCCACTTACTTCAGGATTCTCTAG GAGGAGATTCGAAGACCCTCATGTTTGTACAAATCAGTCCTAACGAGAAAGACAACAGCGAAACGCTATGCTCACTGAATTTTGCTAGCAGAGTTAGAGGGATAGAGCTGGGGCCTGCAAAGAAGCAGCTAGACAATACTGAACTCTTGAAATACAAGCAAATG GTTGAGAAATGGAAGCAAGATATGAAAGTAAAAGACGAACAGATGAGGAAAATGGAGGAAACGATGTTCGGTTTAGAAGCGAAGGTCAAGGAACGAGACATTAAGAACAAAACTCTTCAAGAAAAG GTTAAAGAACTTGAATTGCAACTGCTAGTAGAGAGGAAGCTGGCTCGTCAACATGTAGACACCATGATTACTGAGTATCAGACGAAACAACAGCACGGGGATGAAAACATCCCATCAAAGAGGCCACCACTTGCAACCATACCGTTGGGAAGCAACAAGAGCTCAAATGAAACCTCAACTTCGAAAGAAATGGTGAATCTAAACCGACCACCACTCTCAGAgagcaccaccaccaccagcaATGATCTACCGCCTTTACCTAACGGTAGCGTCAAGTACAACGACCTCATGGAGAAGGAGAACAACAATCCAGAAATGGCTGAGCGGTTGCAAATATCCAAGAGTACAGGGAGATTCTCCGTTTGTCCAAAGCGTATTCTACCACCTCCAGCTCCAAGAAGGAGCACTCTTGCCCCTATGCCATACTTTCCAATCACATTAACTTCACCATCAAGGCCTCATGAAAAGAGCGGCACTAGCCAGGTGCTACGCATCAGCCCCAAGATGCGTAAAAGTAATGGGAAGATGCTGAGCAGCATACTGAGACGGAGCATGCAAAAGAGAATGCAAATGAAACCTTACCAGAGACAGCAGCCGTTGAGAAGAGTTGGCATTAATGTAGGAATGGAGAAAGTTAGGTTGTCTATAGGAAGCAGAGGAAGGTTAGCTCACAGAGTTTTGCTAACCAATGCTCGCAAGGCAGGTCTAAAGGAAACACCACTGAAACAGATAcagaaggagaaagagagatggATCTGA
- the LOC103852767 gene encoding kinesin-like protein KIN-14Q isoform X7 codes for MLSMEDCYDPLLATDASPRRESFSCCEEATTVSSSVTMTMADLVENGKLVLGFPLASPDLVNCGGSPRYGDSPDISQKLRFSTELSLENGIHRCKTPSVRFSAINQTFGFELSPGSSFELPSPPGNYREITTPVMSINSGSTTMDVSVDDVTFLKDEFFSGGETFTTDAVVGNEDEILLYQTARLGNFAYKFQSLDPGDYFIDLHFAEIEFTKGPAGVRVFDIFIQEAKVISGLDLFSHVGANTPLVIADIRMLVGLEGELSIRLEGVTGTAILSGISIRKEATTTYVEDTGMLAVKGNTDTVLSLPPQENVDCRTEKETHEMSNDCEQQKKEMADMKRMVDELKQENERKSRECEEALNSLRELQNELMRKSMHVGSLAFAVEGQVKEKSRWFSSLRDLTRKLKIMKMEQIKLLEEASTYKLLVQDINEFSSHIQSRVMQDAELHENLKAGEKERKELYNKILELKGNIRVFCRCRPLNFEEIEAGASMGIDVESTKNGEVIVMSNGLPKKSFKFDSVFGPSASQADVFEDTAPFATSVIDGYNVCIFAYGQTGTGKTFTMEGTPENRGVNYRTLKNLFEIMKERENRYSYEISVSVLEVYNEQIRDLLVPASQNVSAAKRFEVRQVGEGNHHVPGLVEARVTSIEEVWDVLKTGSNARAVGKTTANEHSSRSHCIYCVMVKGENLLTGECTKSKLWLVDLAGSERVAKTEVQGERFKETQSINKSLSALGDVIYALANKSSHIPFRNSKLTHLLQDSLGGDSKTLMFVQISPNEKDNSETLCSLNFASRVRGIELGPAKKQLDNTELLKYKQMVEKWKQDMKVKDEQMRKMEETMFGLEAKVKERDIKNKTLQEKVKELELQLLVERKLARQHVDTMITEYQTKQQHGDENIPSKRPPLATIPLGSNKSSNETSTSKEMVNLNRPPLSESTTTTSNDLPPLPNGSVKYNDLMEKENNNPEMAERLQISKSTGRFSVCPKRILPPPAPRRSTLAPMPYFPITLTSPSRPHEKSGTSQVLRISPKMRKSNGKMLSSILRRSMQKRMQMKPYQRQQPLRRVGINVGMEKVRLSIGSRGRLAHRVLLTNARKAGLKETPLKQIQKEKERWI; via the exons ATGCTATCGATGGAGGATTGTTACGATCCACTTCTAGCAACCGATGCTTCTCCCCGACGCGAAAGCTTCTCTTGCTGTGAG GAAGCTACTACAGTATCGAGCTCAGTGACTATGACAATGGCGGATCTCGTTGAAAATG GAAAGCTTGTGTTAGGGTTTCCTCTAGCATCTCCAGATCTAGTTAATTGCGGCGGTTCACCTAGATATGGAGATTCACCAGATATTTCTCAGAAACTCAGATTCTCCACTGAGCTTTCTCTAGAGAATGGAATCCACCGCTGTAAAACTCCGTCTGTTAGGTTCTCAGCTATTAACCAAACTTTTGGATTTGAGTTGTCTCCTGGGTCTTCCTTTGAGTTACCTTCACCACCTGGAAACTATAGGGAGATTACAACACCTGTGATGAGTATTAACTCGGGTTCTACAACGATGGATGTGAGTGTGGATGATGTGACTTTCTTGAAGGATGAGTTTTTCAGTGGAGGTGAAACTTTCACCACTGATGCTGTTGTTGGCAATGAAGATGAGATTCTCTTGTATCAAACAGCTCGGCTTGGTAATTTCGCTTACAAGTTTCAGTCGTTGGATCCTGGGGATTACTTCATCGACCTGCATTTTGCTGAAATCGAGTTCACTAAAGGTCCTGCGGGAGTTAGAGTTTTCGATATATTTATTCAAGAAGCGAAG GTTATATCCGGTCTTGATTTGTTTTCCCATGTAGGAGCAAATACACCTCTTGTGATAGCTGATATAAGGATGCTCGTTGGTCTGGAAGGAGAGCTATCTATACGGTTAGAAGGAGTCACAGGAACCGCAATTCTATCTGGCATTTCTATTAGGAAGGAGGCAACAACTACTT ATGTTGAAGACACTGGAATGCTAGCAGTGAAAGGAAACACTGACACTGTTCTGTCTTTGCCACCTCAA GAAAATGTAGACTGCAGAACGGAAAAAGAGACCCACGAGATGAGTAATGACTGCGAGCAGCAGAAGAAAGAGATGGCAGATATGAAGAGAATGGTTGACGAACTTAAACAAGAGAATGAAAGAAAGAGTAGAGAATGCGAAGAAGCATTGAATTCTCTCCGTGAGCTTCAAAATGAGCTAATGCGCAAGTCGATGCATGTTGGTTCTTTAG CCTTTGCTGTGGAgggacaagtaaaagaaaagaGCAGATGGTTCTCTTCATTAAGAGATTTGACAAGAAAATTGAAG ATTATGAAAATGGAGCAAATTAAGCTGTTGGAGGAGGCATCCACATACAAATTGCTAGTCCAAGACATCAACGAGTTCAGTTCTCACATCCAGTCCAGAG TAATGCAGGACGCAGAATTGCATGAAAATCTCAAAGCTGGAGAAAAAGAAAGGAAGGAATTATACAATAAGATACTGGAGCTAAAAG GAAACATCAGAGTCTTTTGCAGGTGTCGGCCCCTAAACTTTGAAGAAATTGAAGCAGGAGCATCAATGGGAATTGATGTTGAGTCGACCAAAAATGGAGAGGTCATAGTCATGTCAAATGGGTTGCCCAAAAAAAGCTTCAAGTTCGATTCTGTTTTTGGTCCTAGCGCTTCCCAAG CTGATGTCTTCGAAGATACTGCTCCTTTTGCTACGTCAGTCATTGATGGATACAATGTTTGCATATTCGCCTATGGCCAGACTGGTACCGGGAAAACCTTTACCATGGAAGGAACTCCAGAGAACCGTGGTGTAAATTATAGAACACTAAAAAATCTGTTTGAGATTATGAAAGAACGAGAAAACCGCTACAGTTATGAGATCTCGGTCAGTGTCTTGGAAGTTTACAACGAGCAAATAAGAGATTTGTTGGTCCCTGCTTCACAAAATGTATCTGCAGCGAAAAG ATTTGAGGTAAGGCAGGTGGGTGAAGGAAACCACCACGTACCAGGATTGGTTGAAGCACGAGTGACAAGCATAGAGGAGGTTTGGGATGTGTTGAAAACAGGAAGTAATGCAAGGGCTGTTGGGAAAACGACGGCTAATGAGCACAGCAGCCGATCTCACTG CATTTACTGCGTGATGGTAAAAGGGGAGAATTTGTTGACTGGAGAATGCACAAAAAGCAAACTATGGTTAGTTGATTTAGCAGGAAGCGAACGGGTTGCAAAGACAGAAGTGCAAGGAGAACGGTTCAAGGAGACTCAAAGCATCAACAAATCATTATCTGCTCTTGGTGATGTCATATATGCTCTTGCCAATAAAAGCTCTCACATTCCTTTCAG AAATTCAAAGCTCACCCACTTACTTCAGGATTCTCTAG GAGGAGATTCGAAGACCCTCATGTTTGTACAAATCAGTCCTAACGAGAAAGACAACAGCGAAACGCTATGCTCACTGAATTTTGCTAGCAGAGTTAGAGGGATAGAGCTGGGGCCTGCAAAGAAGCAGCTAGACAATACTGAACTCTTGAAATACAAGCAAATG GTTGAGAAATGGAAGCAAGATATGAAAGTAAAAGACGAACAGATGAGGAAAATGGAGGAAACGATGTTCGGTTTAGAAGCGAAGGTCAAGGAACGAGACATTAAGAACAAAACTCTTCAAGAAAAG GTTAAAGAACTTGAATTGCAACTGCTAGTAGAGAGGAAGCTGGCTCGTCAACATGTAGACACCATGATTACTGAGTATCAGACGAAACAACAGCACGGGGATGAAAACATCCCATCAAAGAGGCCACCACTTGCAACCATACCGTTGGGAAGCAACAAGAGCTCAAATGAAACCTCAACTTCGAAAGAAATGGTGAATCTAAACCGACCACCACTCTCAGAgagcaccaccaccaccagcaATGATCTACCGCCTTTACCTAACGGTAGCGTCAAGTACAACGACCTCATGGAGAAGGAGAACAACAATCCAGAAATGGCTGAGCGGTTGCAAATATCCAAGAGTACAGGGAGATTCTCCGTTTGTCCAAAGCGTATTCTACCACCTCCAGCTCCAAGAAGGAGCACTCTTGCCCCTATGCCATACTTTCCAATCACATTAACTTCACCATCAAGGCCTCATGAAAAGAGCGGCACTAGCCAGGTGCTACGCATCAGCCCCAAGATGCGTAAAAGTAATGGGAAGATGCTGAGCAGCATACTGAGACGGAGCATGCAAAAGAGAATGCAAATGAAACCTTACCAGAGACAGCAGCCGTTGAGAAGAGTTGGCATTAATGTAGGAATGGAGAAAGTTAGGTTGTCTATAGGAAGCAGAGGAAGGTTAGCTCACAGAGTTTTGCTAACCAATGCTCGCAAGGCAGGTCTAAAGGAAACACCACTGAAACAGATAcagaaggagaaagagagatggATCTGA
- the LOC103852767 gene encoding kinesin-like protein KIN-14Q isoform X8, protein MLLPDAKASLAEATTVSSSVTMTMADLVENGKLVLGFPLASPDLVNCGGSPRYGDSPDISQKLRFSTELSLENGIHRCKTPSVRFSAINQTFGFELSPGSSFELPSPPGNYREITTPVMSINSGSTTMDVSVDDVTFLKDEFFSGGETFTTDAVVGNEDEILLYQTARLGNFAYKFQSLDPGDYFIDLHFAEIEFTKGPAGVRVFDIFIQEAKVISGLDLFSHVGANTPLVIADIRMLVGLEGELSIRLEGVTGTAILSGISIRKEATTTYVEDTGMLAVKGNTDTVLSLPPQENVDCRTEKETHEMSNDCEQQKKEMADMKRMVDELKQENERKSRECEEALNSLRELQNELMRKSMHVGSLAFAVEGQVKEKSRWFSSLRDLTRKLKIMKMEQIKLLEEASTYKLLVQDINEFSSHIQSRVMQDAELHENLKAGEKERKELYNKILELKGNIRVFCRCRPLNFEEIEAGASMGIDVESTKNGEVIVMSNGLPKKSFKFDSVFGPSASQADVFEDTAPFATSVIDGYNVCIFAYGQTGTGKTFTMEGTPENRGVNYRTLKNLFEIMKERENRYSYEISVSVLEVYNEQIRDLLVPASQNVSAAKRFEVRQVGEGNHHVPGLVEARVTSIEEVWDVLKTGSNARAVGKTTANEHSSRSHCIYCVMVKGENLLTGECTKSKLWLVDLAGSERVAKTEVQGERFKETQSINKSLSALGDVIYALANKSSHIPFRNSKLTHLLQDSLGGDSKTLMFVQISPNEKDNSETLCSLNFASRVRGIELGPAKKQLDNTELLKYKQMVEKWKQDMKVKDEQMRKMEETMFGLEAKVKERDIKNKTLQEKVKELELQLLVERKLARQHVDTMITEYQTKQQHGDENIPSKRPPLATIPLGSNKSSNETSTSKEMVNLNRPPLSESTTTTSNDLPPLPNGSVKYNDLMEKENNNPEMAERLQISKSTGRFSVCPKRILPPPAPRRSTLAPMPYFPITLTSPSRPHEKSGTSQVLRISPKMRKSNGKMLSSILRRSMQKRMQMKPYQRQQPLRRVGINVGMEKVRLSIGSRGRLAHRVLLTNARKAGLKETPLKQIQKEKERWI, encoded by the exons ATGCTTCTCCCCGACGCGAAAGCTTCTCTTGCT GAAGCTACTACAGTATCGAGCTCAGTGACTATGACAATGGCGGATCTCGTTGAAAATG GAAAGCTTGTGTTAGGGTTTCCTCTAGCATCTCCAGATCTAGTTAATTGCGGCGGTTCACCTAGATATGGAGATTCACCAGATATTTCTCAGAAACTCAGATTCTCCACTGAGCTTTCTCTAGAGAATGGAATCCACCGCTGTAAAACTCCGTCTGTTAGGTTCTCAGCTATTAACCAAACTTTTGGATTTGAGTTGTCTCCTGGGTCTTCCTTTGAGTTACCTTCACCACCTGGAAACTATAGGGAGATTACAACACCTGTGATGAGTATTAACTCGGGTTCTACAACGATGGATGTGAGTGTGGATGATGTGACTTTCTTGAAGGATGAGTTTTTCAGTGGAGGTGAAACTTTCACCACTGATGCTGTTGTTGGCAATGAAGATGAGATTCTCTTGTATCAAACAGCTCGGCTTGGTAATTTCGCTTACAAGTTTCAGTCGTTGGATCCTGGGGATTACTTCATCGACCTGCATTTTGCTGAAATCGAGTTCACTAAAGGTCCTGCGGGAGTTAGAGTTTTCGATATATTTATTCAAGAAGCGAAG GTTATATCCGGTCTTGATTTGTTTTCCCATGTAGGAGCAAATACACCTCTTGTGATAGCTGATATAAGGATGCTCGTTGGTCTGGAAGGAGAGCTATCTATACGGTTAGAAGGAGTCACAGGAACCGCAATTCTATCTGGCATTTCTATTAGGAAGGAGGCAACAACTACTT ATGTTGAAGACACTGGAATGCTAGCAGTGAAAGGAAACACTGACACTGTTCTGTCTTTGCCACCTCAA GAAAATGTAGACTGCAGAACGGAAAAAGAGACCCACGAGATGAGTAATGACTGCGAGCAGCAGAAGAAAGAGATGGCAGATATGAAGAGAATGGTTGACGAACTTAAACAAGAGAATGAAAGAAAGAGTAGAGAATGCGAAGAAGCATTGAATTCTCTCCGTGAGCTTCAAAATGAGCTAATGCGCAAGTCGATGCATGTTGGTTCTTTAG CCTTTGCTGTGGAgggacaagtaaaagaaaagaGCAGATGGTTCTCTTCATTAAGAGATTTGACAAGAAAATTGAAG ATTATGAAAATGGAGCAAATTAAGCTGTTGGAGGAGGCATCCACATACAAATTGCTAGTCCAAGACATCAACGAGTTCAGTTCTCACATCCAGTCCAGAG TAATGCAGGACGCAGAATTGCATGAAAATCTCAAAGCTGGAGAAAAAGAAAGGAAGGAATTATACAATAAGATACTGGAGCTAAAAG GAAACATCAGAGTCTTTTGCAGGTGTCGGCCCCTAAACTTTGAAGAAATTGAAGCAGGAGCATCAATGGGAATTGATGTTGAGTCGACCAAAAATGGAGAGGTCATAGTCATGTCAAATGGGTTGCCCAAAAAAAGCTTCAAGTTCGATTCTGTTTTTGGTCCTAGCGCTTCCCAAG CTGATGTCTTCGAAGATACTGCTCCTTTTGCTACGTCAGTCATTGATGGATACAATGTTTGCATATTCGCCTATGGCCAGACTGGTACCGGGAAAACCTTTACCATGGAAGGAACTCCAGAGAACCGTGGTGTAAATTATAGAACACTAAAAAATCTGTTTGAGATTATGAAAGAACGAGAAAACCGCTACAGTTATGAGATCTCGGTCAGTGTCTTGGAAGTTTACAACGAGCAAATAAGAGATTTGTTGGTCCCTGCTTCACAAAATGTATCTGCAGCGAAAAG ATTTGAGGTAAGGCAGGTGGGTGAAGGAAACCACCACGTACCAGGATTGGTTGAAGCACGAGTGACAAGCATAGAGGAGGTTTGGGATGTGTTGAAAACAGGAAGTAATGCAAGGGCTGTTGGGAAAACGACGGCTAATGAGCACAGCAGCCGATCTCACTG CATTTACTGCGTGATGGTAAAAGGGGAGAATTTGTTGACTGGAGAATGCACAAAAAGCAAACTATGGTTAGTTGATTTAGCAGGAAGCGAACGGGTTGCAAAGACAGAAGTGCAAGGAGAACGGTTCAAGGAGACTCAAAGCATCAACAAATCATTATCTGCTCTTGGTGATGTCATATATGCTCTTGCCAATAAAAGCTCTCACATTCCTTTCAG AAATTCAAAGCTCACCCACTTACTTCAGGATTCTCTAG GAGGAGATTCGAAGACCCTCATGTTTGTACAAATCAGTCCTAACGAGAAAGACAACAGCGAAACGCTATGCTCACTGAATTTTGCTAGCAGAGTTAGAGGGATAGAGCTGGGGCCTGCAAAGAAGCAGCTAGACAATACTGAACTCTTGAAATACAAGCAAATG GTTGAGAAATGGAAGCAAGATATGAAAGTAAAAGACGAACAGATGAGGAAAATGGAGGAAACGATGTTCGGTTTAGAAGCGAAGGTCAAGGAACGAGACATTAAGAACAAAACTCTTCAAGAAAAG GTTAAAGAACTTGAATTGCAACTGCTAGTAGAGAGGAAGCTGGCTCGTCAACATGTAGACACCATGATTACTGAGTATCAGACGAAACAACAGCACGGGGATGAAAACATCCCATCAAAGAGGCCACCACTTGCAACCATACCGTTGGGAAGCAACAAGAGCTCAAATGAAACCTCAACTTCGAAAGAAATGGTGAATCTAAACCGACCACCACTCTCAGAgagcaccaccaccaccagcaATGATCTACCGCCTTTACCTAACGGTAGCGTCAAGTACAACGACCTCATGGAGAAGGAGAACAACAATCCAGAAATGGCTGAGCGGTTGCAAATATCCAAGAGTACAGGGAGATTCTCCGTTTGTCCAAAGCGTATTCTACCACCTCCAGCTCCAAGAAGGAGCACTCTTGCCCCTATGCCATACTTTCCAATCACATTAACTTCACCATCAAGGCCTCATGAAAAGAGCGGCACTAGCCAGGTGCTACGCATCAGCCCCAAGATGCGTAAAAGTAATGGGAAGATGCTGAGCAGCATACTGAGACGGAGCATGCAAAAGAGAATGCAAATGAAACCTTACCAGAGACAGCAGCCGTTGAGAAGAGTTGGCATTAATGTAGGAATGGAGAAAGTTAGGTTGTCTATAGGAAGCAGAGGAAGGTTAGCTCACAGAGTTTTGCTAACCAATGCTCGCAAGGCAGGTCTAAAGGAAACACCACTGAAACAGATAcagaaggagaaagagagatggATCTGA